CTGCACTAGTATTATTCCTACACCGATGGATTATTGATTTATGGATGTGTTTAGACTAGGCTGTCTGCATTTGTTTGGTGAAGGGCAGTATGTTGGTGGTCTGTCTGGCTTTAAGATTTCCTGTGTCACAGGCTTTCTAGCTCAGGTTTACTAGATAGAGAAGGAAATTCCTGATTAGGTAAGACAGAAGACATGAGCATATAATAGGATTCACACTAGCACACAATGACTTTGCACTCTTTCCTTTTCCCTACATGTTTAGACATGTCTAGACATGCCCAGGGACTGGAAATGAACATTTTTCAAAACTGTCCCAAAAGCATTCCCCAAAGGAACTACTTTTCCCAAAGCACACTGAAGTTGTtagagaacaataataataataaaaaaaacatgatgacAGATGATGGCATTTTTATCATTTGGGTTTGATGATATGCAGAGGTTAGATCTTCAAAATCCAAAATTAACGGTAAAAATCTACATTATTGTTCATATATTGATGCTACCATTTGCAATGACCACCATCATTTGTTAATTACATTAAGTTTGTAATTGCTAATTACATTGCGGGACACAGGCTGTTTCAGGAAATCATCTGCATCATCGTCATTACTTTTTCTATTATAAGCTTTATGAAGAATGTACAGTACTTTATTACACTttccagtgtttgtaaatgcaAAACTGTATCAGGGTTCAGATTTCACAATATTTTCCAACACTGTCAATATGAGAGTTACTCACCAAGGTCATGTTGTAAGATATTTTTGAAAAAAGTGCCCACAGTGATCTGGGTGGAATTTAAGTAAATCTGGAGATTACTGAACATTGTTTGTATTGAGGTCGCAGCTGGTCtggaaaataaatgtataaaaagtaTTGAAATAccaataaaatttaaataatttaaaatgagaCTTTACTAACAATATTACACATGAAAAACAAGGATgtgtataaaaaatgtaaagattaatagaagaaaaagtgaattaaaaagtaatacatataaaaatagTCAATGGTAAGGTAACTGCCATTGCTGGCTGGGGCCTGAGTTAGTGGTGGGAAAGACTCACAAGTGGGGTGACTCTTCTTGCACAAAACACCTTTGGTCGGTGACTAAGCAGCAACCCCCACCCCCTTCCCAAAAAGCTGACATTAttatagaaatgtaaaaaataagttaaaagataaaatatgtcaaaaaacattaaaaaaaacctcccagtaatatcatataataatatatactgtacatcaataTATAAACCACATGTGAgccaataatattaaacactttaaaagtaaaattaggTTTTAATAGTACTttgatttagaaaaaaaaagaagaaaagtaaatgatagaaaaaaaaatacatttgaaataaactatattaaagtcggtaattgaaataaaataaataaacatttttttaaataaataagatacgAATAAACAGGCATTGTGTTCTCGTGTGCAGTGTGTCCAAAAGACATCCGTACCACACTGTTCACCTAATTTGATTTTCCTTCATGACTGGACATCAGAAAGGGCAATTGCCCTTCTGGCTCTGCACTGACATTTGGACAAGCATTTGATtcagctgttttatttataatctttttgtttttctttttccatGTACAGAACATCAATGACCTCAGATTTCCATCGTGACACTTTCAGAATGCCGAACATAGGATTTCAGAACCTGCCCCTCAACATATACATCGTGGTCTTCGGCACGGCCATCTTCGTGTTCATCCTCAGCCTGCTCTTCTGCTGCTATCTGATTCGGTAAGTACCACAGATCTCAGCTATCTAACGCACCTATTTATGATACAGTGAACTGAGCCGCCTCAGTTTAAGATGCCCTATAGATGCTGTACAGCCGTGCTGATCCATTTAGAAGAGTAAGCAAACATGGGCATTTAGAATGGTGCTGCATTACTTGGTTCATTTGGCATGTGGGCAGTTTTACCAAAACTTGgactaatagtaataaatacaaatgattaaatcattgaggaacagggaATTCACATTGTCGTTGTTAGCTTAAGCACTGAGCAACAAGGAGTCAAGCCATTTAAAAGCCATTTTTAAAAGATGGGAACATGTAAAGTGTAGTTGGACATGGCAGTCCATAACATTCTGTCCCCAAGGCCCCATTGCTCTTAAGATCATGACATGTCAAACTGATGCTTGAGAACTTGCAGCCATCAAAGCTGTTTGATAATAATCACCTCATTACtgactttttttattacaaattaatTCTTCATACAGCAGGTGTtaatagtctggatttagctaaTGTAAAACAAGCTAATGTTATTACAAGAAATCTCTTTTTGtctcttttctttgtgtgtatttaatttttttttcctggattttccccccttttctcccaatctattCAAATCCAAATCCGCTCCCAAATTTGTTCAATCTGTGGCCACTTCTTAtgacctgccagtgttgggttcccaaaACTGAGCTGTATCGCATATGGAGAGCTACTCTGCGCTCTTTGTGACTCCCCTAAACTCACACAAGTGCCTGGACAAGTCCAGGAGGTCGCATATCACAGCCACAGCGGAAGGAGACCCCGTCCCTGCAGTTGGTGTGGATGCCCATCCAGGTCGGTGGTGTGTAGCACTTTAGACCGCTGCTGTATTTAagcaccatttatttatttttttatttattttcgtaGGTTGTTGGTTAGCTTCAAATTTAGATTAATTCCACAAGCAATGGTCTGCATGTTTCCATCTGTGGAATAGGTAAGGCCAAAAACGAGATGTTCGGACCACAGGTCTGGAAGCCCAGGGAAGCCAGGCATTTGGATTAGGCCAAAGTCTATGTTCCAGATTGGATACTAGTGCTGTTACTATTGTTTTcacaatttacatttattacctCCTCTTGAAGATAAATAGCAACCTTATTAGTGTACACTAACTGTGAAATGATGTATGCTAACATTCTGTGCTAAGAATATAATGGTTACAAGGgtcattaaaatattacattaaagATTTTCATAGATTTCAGTTTAACAGCAGTATGGTTCCCATGGCATCCTCATTGTATACCACAGTACTACactcataccccttttccaccgacgcggcacggagccagttccggttcccgaacttgactttgaaccggttccgcgtgtttccaccggaaaaaagaggttccagacagtgacaactgagacaaacacgtcacgtcttcttatcactgattgttagatcgatgctttttacataaatacaaacaactgtaacagcagcacaaatgctcgcacatagtCTACACACTCTGCCATGATATTACTTctcttaactttcgttaagtaacgcccaccgctGATGACGGAGGCTTGGTTCTCAAGaactggtggaaacgtgtgtcagttctctacagaacaccaaagttcagagaaacctgaacagaaccggttcaagaaccatgtttttttttggtggaaaaggggtatcagaGTGCCAGATCTAAAGTGTTGTTAATGTAGTGCCCTTTTCTAACTTGGGAAGCAGTCAACAATCAAATCTGTGCCAAATGTAAACAGCCATTGTTTATAGCTATCTACAGCATTTGGGATTAATGATTGTTTACATATACATAATGATAtccagtggtaaaccagtggtATGTGTACAAAGACGTAAGCTGGCCAGTTATACTTTAACCAGTGTAGTCAGGTGGTGCAGCTACATCATTAACTTGCACTTGTCTGGCAAACCAACCTAAATTATCCTTAGCTAATAAGGGGTTTGGGGTTGCAGAGAGTTCAAGTCTTGTTATTAAATGTGCATTGTTTTCTTTGCACTGACTAGTAGTTGTAAATTAAATTAgctatattttaaatatgtaatCAGATGACCAAATCACTAGAATTCAGTGACATGGCtgactaaataaaatataattcttAAATACATCAATTGAGGATAGCCTTTACTTATACACATCCCTCAGTCTCTGTCCTCTCACTAAATCCTGTGCTAGTCATCCTGTTCTGCACCTAAAAGCCAGctttaaaatattcataaacCAGCATGGTGAGGTGAACATGACGACAATTGCAAATATAGCAGGCTCTGAAAATAGCAGCCTCCTTCCCAGCGTTGGTCCCTGCAGTAGCTCTAATTCATCATGACTGAAACAATGCAGGGAAGTGGCACTTAGCTCTTAGcatctatttttaaataaagctgcAGGTTCTTCTAATAATTTTCCCAGCAGATTTtgtgataaaatgcattttttaaggGAACATATATGGAACAATTCAGTCGCCAGTTGCAGAATTACGATTGTATGCAAAGTTTGGACTTTGAACTGTCTGTGTAGCCTGAGTTGTGTCTGTCGTGAGCTGGAGGCCGTGACTCACCCACATACAAGTTGGCATAAGGCTGAGTGTAGCAGTCTTCTCACCAGAGATATCACACAGTCGAAAAGTGCTTTCAGACCCTCAGTTAACACACATActgcacatacatacatatatttttttaaaaggatAAAACCTTGTACACTGGACTTATTTTTGAACCGTTTTTCCAGTATGTTAAAGCCTAttattgggcagttgtagctcagaggttaagatactggactgttGATTggaagttgctggttcaaggtaCTACTCTTTTACTAgggggcctgtggtagcctagtgggtagggctttgggctatcaaccggaagattggcggttcaaatccaggctctgctatgtagccactgttgggtcattgagcaaggcccttaaccctgtctgctccaggggcgccgtaagttggctgaccctgcgctctgaccccagctgggatatgcgaagaaagaatttcattgtactgtacatctgtatatgtatatatgacaaataaaggatatctttcttttctttctttctttctttctttctttctttctttctttctttctttctttctttctttctcttggtAAACAGTCGAACATTCTAGTCCACTGATTCagtgttcgaatctcagctgtgctatcggctggttgggtgtctacacaaacatgattggctatgcctggAAGGCTGGGTGGTtccgaacagcctagccattggaaggtgTACTTGCCGGTCccaaaaaaactgtgccaaatgcATTAATACCCTATCCTGGGATTTCAGCTACTTTAGTcatttctatttattatatcattttttaatttatttatttataataatttctgTTTAATTTCTATTTAATTTACTAAATGCCTAGAGTGACAAAATTCATAAATTTAAATTCATAAAACAAATCTCACCTCTGGCAATAAAAATCTAGAGACAGACAAGAGTACTTACAAGTGACAGCAATATGAGAACTAAGCAATATGCATGTTACAAAAACTAAGTTGTCGGTCCAAAACTCTGAAGATAAATTCTCAAGTGATGGGAGATTCTGTAGCTTGAACTGAtggtgttttacaaaatgtcagtGTCTTTTAGACTGTGCTGCTGTTTTACAGATTCCTCACTTactctgctcccgacaacttaaTGTTACTAATAATGAAGGTAAATCTTACAACCTTACTTTCATGATAAATTTCTCCCTTTCAATTGATTGaccttttttaaatttatttactgTAATTCCGATTACAGATAATTTCTTGGTATGTTATCATTTCTGCATACAGAATCTACAAAACACCCCAACTAGATAGCCTGACAGTAATTCCATACTAGTAATAAGTAACTGAGGATGACCATGATGCCTAGCTTGGTAATAAAATCCACTAATGTTTGAGAGTCAGGcgtacacactctcacacatattGGTGTTTATGCCTATaaatggtgatggtggacgctggcgcatttggctgccgctaccgttaccgtattttaccgtattttattgtatttttatcgtttttcgttttcatctttttacacaccttgtggatctatttcttttatgttacttttgatacttttatttgtgcttttgatactttttgttctttctactgtacatcgcgtctgcggccggtggtgaacggtggatgagttttcctgggatcggcacgatgttgaactattccgttgaccagctgaggaagttcaacaactgcactactccatcgtgtatttcagtcatcaaacagcttggactccttcgccggcctcgttatattcacaggggctcccggagaaagcttgtttatcttcgaaacggtaacgctattccatccttctggtcagccgtgcgcactgtcgctccgcaaacacgtcatcagagcgctgctgccttgcacaccagtagcggtgtagtctccatgacaacgctgtccacggagtgggatgggaaacgcggagtggacttagcaaatctccgttctcttcctcgttcctcacagccaactacacaacaataccacttgaaaatggcattgcttaatgttcgttcactcaacacaaaaagtactgtactcagtgaatttatatctgacagtgaactagactttttctgtctcactgaaacttggcataaacccttggattattttatgttaaatcagaccacgccaatgggatactcgtatattgatgaacctcgtatggaagggcgaggtggtggtgttgctgcagtctatagggatgatattaaaataaccactttgtcttttcctgctgctctttcttttgaacacctggctttcaagttgtcagggcctactcctctggtcactgctgtagtttatcgtccgccaaagccaaacgcttcctttctctctgatttttcagattttttaacccagcttagtgccctctcatcctctgtactgcttatgggtgattttaacatccatattgatgacaacaactgtaaatttgccagggaatttttggaattgttacagtgttttaatttcacacaacatatacattttccaactcataaaaaaggtcatactcttgaccttgtctgctctactggtgtcctagttcatcagccgtccagccatgaccttactgtctctgatcatttgacaatcatcatggacattgaggtcactaggcccatcactagagctaaacgtaaaatatccttcaggaatcttcaatatatctctccctctgctttctcagattctcttgttaaaaagatgtctgtctgtcctgtactgtctagtaattcatctgaccttgtcgattactataatgacatactcgcctcatgtcttgatgagctggctcctttgagaaccaaatttgtttcatttagtcattccgcaccatggtacacaattgagcttcaccaaatgaaatcccgtaaacgccagcttgaaagactttataagaaaaccggtctaacagtacattatcagatttattctgattatcttcaacattacaaagacgctcttacggcagcccgatccacttactattccgaactcatacatgctggatcaacaaatcctaagactctcttttccacaataaataaacttctcaaaccaattgacaatactaccaattcctttacagttgacaagtgtaactcttacctctcattttttcaaacaaaagttgagaatatccacaattttctgacagtttcccctgtcatctctgtttctccgcctatctcatctcaatttattacccagcctctgtctcagttctcacctgtgtctcttttggacctatctgagatcttaacagggatgcgaagctccacttgtgttttggatcctgctccatcaaaacttgttaagggttgttttccagttatctcatcacttatcacagagataatcaattcctctcttagttctggctcagtccctcaatcactcaaattggctgctgttactcccatacttaaaaaacctggacttgactctaacattatgagtaactttcggcccatttccaatcttccatttctgtcgaaaatactggaacgtgttgttgcctcacagctcaaagatcacctaaattccaataatctatttgaatcatttcagtctggtttccgcccccagcacagcactgagtcagccctcctcaaagtcacaaatgaccttcttctttcctcagactctggacaaattaatattctcgtcctccttgatcttactgcagcttttgacaccattaatcactccattcttctgtcccgccttgaatcctctgtcaacatcactggtactgcccttttgtggttaaggtcatatctcataaacagacaacagtttgttaatatcaacaattgtagttctgccattgctccactgtcccaaggcgttccccaaggctcagtgttaggtccccttttgtttattc
The sequence above is drawn from the Trichomycterus rosablanca isolate fTriRos1 chromosome 14, fTriRos1.hap1, whole genome shotgun sequence genome and encodes:
- the rnf24 gene encoding RING finger protein 24 isoform X3; translated protein: MYRTSMTSDFHRDTFRMPNIGFQNLPLNIYIVVFGTAIFVFILSLLFCCYLIRVGFPKLSCIAYGELLCALCDSPKLTQVPGQVQEVAYHSHSGRRPRPCSWCGCPSRSVVCSTLDRCCI